One segment of Nostoc flagelliforme CCNUN1 DNA contains the following:
- a CDS encoding transposase family protein, whose protein sequence is MSDILNHIEENPKRTKRLIGLEYEQLQQLIQNAERLHYDKQELLESKKVRIIAGGGGRKPKLSLKEQIILTLVYLRHLTTFELLGIQFGVSESTANDTFNYWLPILRELLPSSLIEQVKKNESDLMVVKEILTDYELIVDSYEQVRERPVDNKEQEKYYSGKACKHTFKSQIIILPDAKDIVDVVAGEPGPKSDITMFRENRDNFDPKQKFKGDLGYLGEDLIDTPIKTPRNGKLTIEQKKENKEFSSNRVFVEHRIRSVKIFRVVQERFRLNPKKYEQVILTICGVVRLRIGALILPAEIYAFT, encoded by the coding sequence ATGAGCGATATACTGAATCATATTGAAGAGAATCCTAAAAGAACAAAGCGGTTAATTGGTCTGGAGTATGAACAGTTACAACAATTAATTCAAAATGCAGAGCGATTACACTATGACAAACAAGAGTTATTAGAATCCAAAAAAGTGAGAATTATTGCTGGTGGTGGAGGTCGTAAACCAAAATTATCGCTCAAAGAACAAATAATTTTAACGTTGGTTTATCTCAGGCATCTGACTACATTTGAGCTTCTTGGTATCCAGTTTGGTGTGAGTGAGTCCACCGCAAATGATACATTTAACTATTGGTTGCCAATACTCAGAGAATTGCTACCATCCAGTTTAATTGAACAAGTAAAAAAAAACGAATCTGACTTGATGGTAGTCAAAGAAATACTTACAGATTATGAATTAATTGTAGATAGCTATGAACAAGTAAGGGAAAGACCTGTGGACAATAAAGAACAAGAAAAATATTACTCTGGTAAGGCATGTAAACATACATTTAAAAGTCAGATAATTATCTTGCCAGATGCCAAGGATATCGTTGATGTTGTAGCTGGCGAACCTGGACCAAAAAGCGATATAACAATGTTTAGAGAAAACCGCGATAACTTTGACCCAAAACAAAAATTTAAGGGAGATTTAGGATACCTTGGAGAAGATTTAATTGATACACCAATTAAAACGCCAAGAAATGGAAAGTTAACAATTGAACAGAAAAAAGAGAATAAGGAGTTTTCATCCAACCGAGTATTTGTTGAACACCGAATTCGTTCTGTAAAAATCTTTCGAGTTGTTCAAGAAAGATTTCGGTTAAATCCTAAAAAGTATGAACAAGTAAT
- a CDS encoding S-layer family protein, giving the protein MLLFWRCLLSLRFPENVARASVSLTNQAAIYVEGAGGGDIAVNARNLEILGGSILSGGIGQGLGTLETIGGDITLNATREIKVAGGSIVQNLVRLGSLGNAGNIIIDSGSFSLRDGAQFIASTLGQGNAGNVTVRAQDAVSLADNASILSTVEAGGVGKGGNIDINAATLSLIDGAQLVTATREAFDTQPAGEGNAGNINVNVTGAVDIAGKKNDGFVSGISSSVETGTVGNGGNITIDSGSFSLRDRAQIQASTSGQGNAGNVTVQARDAVALADNGSILSTVESGGVGKGGNININAATLSLIDGAQLVTATREASATQPAGQGDAGNVNVNVTGIVDIAGKKNGGFASAIFSRVETGTVGNGTKKRENR; this is encoded by the coding sequence ATGTTACTATTTTGGAGATGTCTTCTCAGCTTAAGATTTCCTGAGAATGTTGCGCGAGCTTCGGTATCCCTTACTAATCAAGCTGCGATATACGTAGAAGGCGCTGGTGGCGGTGATATTGCAGTAAATGCTAGGAATTTAGAAATATTGGGAGGAAGTATTTTAAGCGGTGGTATTGGGCAAGGTTTGGGGACACTTGAAACAATTGGGGGAGATATTACGCTGAATGCTACCAGGGAAATCAAAGTTGCTGGTGGGAGCATAGTTCAAAATCTTGTGCGCTTGGGGTCACTTGGTAATGCTGGCAACATCATTATCGATTCTGGTTCCTTTTCGTTACGAGATGGCGCTCAATTTATAGCCTCAACCCTTGGACAAGGGAATGCAGGGAATGTGACAGTGCGGGCACAAGATGCTGTTTCTCTTGCAGATAATGCTTCCATCCTCAGCACAGTAGAAGCAGGGGGTGTAGGTAAAGGAGGCAATATTGACATCAATGCTGCAACCTTGTCACTAATTGATGGCGCTCAATTGGTAACCGCTACTCGTGAAGCATTTGATACCCAACCAGCAGGAGAGGGGAATGCGGGGAATATCAATGTTAATGTTACTGGTGCTGTTGATATTGCTGGAAAGAAAAACGACGGTTTTGTTAGTGGGATTAGCAGCAGTGTGGAAACGGGGACAGTTGGTAATGGGGGTAACATTACTATCGATTCTGGTTCTTTCTCGTTACGCGATCGCGCTCAAATTCAAGCCTCAACTTCAGGACAAGGGAACGCGGGGAATGTGACAGTGCAGGCACGAGATGCTGTTGCCCTTGCAGATAATGGGAGCATATTAAGCACGGTGGAATCGGGAGGTGTAGGTAAAGGTGGCAATATCAACATCAATGCTGCAACATTATCATTAATTGATGGCGCTCAATTGGTAACCGCTACTCGTGAAGCATCTGCTACCCAGCCAGCAGGACAGGGAGATGCGGGGAATGTCAATGTTAATGTTACAGGCATTGTTGATATTGCTGGAAAGAAAAACGGCGGTTTTGCTAGTGCCATTTTCAGCCGGGTGGAAACGGGGACAGTTGGGAATGGCACTAAGAAAAGAGAAAATCGTTGA
- a CDS encoding aldo/keto reductase, with protein MKLTDLAPPAVSVREVGHAADKFPEPDLPFYRKLGRTDLTVSCLGLGGGGSISSEDTLYAFDRGINYFFYSSDLHHYLYSPMSGALRQLCGRGSSVREKVVLATVTYIKNPEMALAALFDQFEELGIDYIDVLFWGWIGSNDGSALQDCLQLTPDLRGCNSVYQRTIERMFGTSERLKKMGAVRYIGASFHDLNLAQQWLHSPLLDVVMVRHNIAHRSAQSQVFNHIDAQHPSRPGIVTFKSTGSHTGPLWNAPTGLPEVCWQPTVPDLYRYSLTQNSVDVCLTGLTRREEIDTAIFGVQQGKLTTAELEYLNLYGDLHSNKLKIQEVSPERLLYRT; from the coding sequence ATGAAACTAACCGATCTTGCGCCGCCAGCAGTTTCAGTAAGAGAAGTTGGCCATGCAGCAGATAAATTCCCAGAGCCGGATTTACCGTTTTACCGTAAACTGGGGCGGACTGATTTAACGGTCAGCTGTCTCGGTCTAGGTGGCGGCGGTAGCATCTCCAGCGAAGATACCCTTTACGCTTTTGACAGGGGAATTAACTACTTTTTCTACTCTAGCGACTTACATCACTATCTCTACAGTCCGATGTCTGGAGCATTGCGCCAGCTTTGTGGACGTGGTTCCTCTGTGCGAGAGAAAGTAGTGCTGGCAACTGTGACTTACATTAAAAATCCAGAAATGGCACTTGCCGCTTTATTCGATCAGTTTGAAGAACTGGGAATTGACTACATTGATGTGTTGTTTTGGGGTTGGATTGGTTCCAATGATGGGTCAGCTTTGCAAGATTGCTTACAGCTTACCCCCGATTTAAGGGGCTGCAATAGCGTTTATCAGCGCACCATTGAAAGAATGTTTGGCACTTCCGAACGGCTGAAAAAAATGGGTGCTGTTCGCTACATTGGTGCTTCTTTCCATGACCTCAACCTTGCTCAACAGTGGTTGCATAGCCCCCTGTTAGATGTGGTGATGGTCAGACATAATATCGCTCATCGGTCTGCCCAAAGCCAAGTATTCAATCATATCGACGCCCAACACCCTTCTCGACCAGGTATCGTCACCTTCAAGTCAACAGGTTCTCACACAGGTCCCCTGTGGAATGCTCCTACTGGATTACCAGAAGTGTGCTGGCAACCTACTGTTCCTGATTTATACCGATACTCGTTAACACAGAACAGTGTCGATGTTTGCTTAACAGGTTTGACTCGGCGCGAAGAAATTGATACAGCGATATTTGGCGTCCAACAAGGCAAACTCACGACTGCTGAACTTGAATACCTTAACCTTTATGGTGATTTGCATTCTAACAAACTGAAAATCCAAGAAGTTTCACCTGAACGACTACTTTACCGAACTTAG